One Glycine soja cultivar W05 chromosome 2, ASM419377v2, whole genome shotgun sequence genomic region harbors:
- the LOC114393527 gene encoding L10-interacting MYB domain-containing protein-like isoform X1 encodes MTLCSVFLVWLLKHKPFGKLMGDDSFPSLDKLRANWTPSQDRYFLQLLLSHVHKGNKTGKVFSRQAWVNMIEQFNTKFGFKYDVEVLKNRHKRFRKQYNDMKMIVGQKGFRWDGTQNMIVADDKAWDECIKAHPDAQPFKKRVGLYYDDLCIIYGHAVADGRYSLSCFDVDFEYEGGNKYLDEKDLDDKTITSKGVDDQTTPAVVNQGRIDWSPMMDQFFVELMVDQVCKGNKIGTTFRRKAWVDMTESFNKRFLCHYGRVVLRNRFNVLRRHYRSINILLGKEGFSWDKTQHKVVADEQVWRKCIRVHHSFRLYKIKSMPFYLGMCIVCRNEVTVGCKSNLEKESSGGNNSVPDTQPLPNADKGASNLEKESSSGNNSVLDTQPLPNADKRASHIGGEYNFTRETQPLPNADKEVLHIGGEKNSARETQSLANADNKALQHVEKNVSGHLKRHQPKMLPTFNESKKARQHIAVAVASLTKKAKKEDNFSVDNVIRVLQAIPDLDDDLILDACDFLEDETRARMFLALASPLRKKWLLRKLRSQ; translated from the exons ATGACCCTCTGCTCCGTGTTCCTTGTTTGGCTGCTAAAACACAAACCTTTCG GTAAACTAATGGGGGATGATTCTTTTCCTAGTTTGGACAAATTGAGGGCTAACTGGACTCCATCTCAAGATCGATATTTTCTTCAGCTTTTGCTGTCCCATGTTCACAAAGGGAATAAAACTGGGAAAGTGTTTAGCAGACAAGCCTGGGTAAATATGATTGAACAATTTAACACCAAGTTTGGTTTCAAGTATGATGTAGAAGTGTTGAAGAACCGTCACAAAAGATTCAGGAAGCAATACAATGATATGAAAATGATAGTTGGTCAAAAGGGATTCCGGTGGGATGGGACACAAAACATGATAGTAGCTGATGATAAAGCATGGGATGAATGTATTAAG GCCCATCCTGATGCTCAACCTTTCAAAAAAAGAGTCGGTCTGTATTATGATGATCTGTGCATAATTTATGGCCATGCAGTTGCTGATGGGAGATACAGCCTTTCATGTTTTGATGTAGATTTTGAGTACGAAGGTGGAAACAAATACCTTGatg AAAAAGATTTGGATGACAAGACTATCACTAGTAAAGGAGTGGACGATCAAACTACCCCAGCTGTTGTTAATCAAGGTAGAATTGACTGGTCTCCAATGATGGACCaattttttgttgaacttatggtGGATCAGGTGTGTAAAGGGAACAAGATTGGCACTACATTCAGGAGGAAAGCATGGGTAGACATGACAGAATCATTTAATAAACGATTTTTATGTCATTATGGTAGAGTTGTGTTGAGAAACCGTTTTAATGTCCTGAGAAGGCATTACCGTTCTATAAATATCCTCCTTGGCAAAGAAGGGTTTAGTTGGGATAAGACACAACACAAGGTTGTTGCTGATGAACAAGTATGGCGAAAATGCATCAGG GTACATCACAGCTTCCGGctctataaaattaaaagcatGCCTTTTTATTTGGGCATGTGCATAGTATGTCGCAATGAAGTTACTGTGGGTTGCAAGTCAAATCTTGAAAAGGAATCTTCTGGGGGAAATAACTCCGTCCCAGATACTCAGCCACTACCTAATGCAGATAAAGGAGCATCAAATCTTGAAAAGGAATCTTCTTCGGGCAATAACTCTGTCCTAGATACTCAGCCACTACCTAATGCAGATAAAAGAGCATCACATATAGGTGGTGAATATAATTTTACCAGAGAAACTCAGCCTCTGCCTAATGCAGATAAAGAAGTGTTGCATATTGGTGGAGAGAAGAACTCTGCCAGAGAAACTCAGTCCCTTGCTAATGCAGATAATAAAGCATTACAACatgttgaaaaaaatgtttctggTCACCTAAAAAGGCATCAACCTAAAATGCTCCCGACCTTTAATGAGTCTAAGAAGGCAAGACAGCATATAGCTGTTGCGGTTGCATCACTAAccaagaaagcaaaaaaagaagataattttTCTGTAGATAATGTTATCAGGGTGCTTCAGGCTATACCAGACCTGGATGATGATTTAATATTAGATGCCTGTGATTTTTTGGAAGATGAGACAAGAGCGAGGATGTTTCTGGCTCTGGCTTCTCCTTTGAGAAAGAAATGGTTATTGAGAAAGCTTCGTTCACAGTGA
- the LOC114393527 gene encoding L10-interacting MYB domain-containing protein-like isoform X2: protein MTLCSVFLVWLLKHKPFGKLMGDDSFPSLDKLRANWTPSQDRYFLQLLLSHVHKGNKTGKVFSRQAWVNMIEQFNTKFGFKYDVEVLKNRHKRFRKQYNDMKMIVGQKGFRWDGTQNMIVADDKAWDECIKAHPDAQPFKKRVGLYYDDLCIIYGHAVADGRYSLSCFDVDFEYEEKDLDDKTITSKGVDDQTTPAVVNQGRIDWSPMMDQFFVELMVDQVCKGNKIGTTFRRKAWVDMTESFNKRFLCHYGRVVLRNRFNVLRRHYRSINILLGKEGFSWDKTQHKVVADEQVWRKCIRVHHSFRLYKIKSMPFYLGMCIVCRNEVTVGCKSNLEKESSGGNNSVPDTQPLPNADKGASNLEKESSSGNNSVLDTQPLPNADKRASHIGGEYNFTRETQPLPNADKEVLHIGGEKNSARETQSLANADNKALQHVEKNVSGHLKRHQPKMLPTFNESKKARQHIAVAVASLTKKAKKEDNFSVDNVIRVLQAIPDLDDDLILDACDFLEDETRARMFLALASPLRKKWLLRKLRSQ from the exons ATGACCCTCTGCTCCGTGTTCCTTGTTTGGCTGCTAAAACACAAACCTTTCG GTAAACTAATGGGGGATGATTCTTTTCCTAGTTTGGACAAATTGAGGGCTAACTGGACTCCATCTCAAGATCGATATTTTCTTCAGCTTTTGCTGTCCCATGTTCACAAAGGGAATAAAACTGGGAAAGTGTTTAGCAGACAAGCCTGGGTAAATATGATTGAACAATTTAACACCAAGTTTGGTTTCAAGTATGATGTAGAAGTGTTGAAGAACCGTCACAAAAGATTCAGGAAGCAATACAATGATATGAAAATGATAGTTGGTCAAAAGGGATTCCGGTGGGATGGGACACAAAACATGATAGTAGCTGATGATAAAGCATGGGATGAATGTATTAAG GCCCATCCTGATGCTCAACCTTTCAAAAAAAGAGTCGGTCTGTATTATGATGATCTGTGCATAATTTATGGCCATGCAGTTGCTGATGGGAGATACAGCCTTTCATGTTTTGATGTAGATTTTGAGTACGAAG AAAAAGATTTGGATGACAAGACTATCACTAGTAAAGGAGTGGACGATCAAACTACCCCAGCTGTTGTTAATCAAGGTAGAATTGACTGGTCTCCAATGATGGACCaattttttgttgaacttatggtGGATCAGGTGTGTAAAGGGAACAAGATTGGCACTACATTCAGGAGGAAAGCATGGGTAGACATGACAGAATCATTTAATAAACGATTTTTATGTCATTATGGTAGAGTTGTGTTGAGAAACCGTTTTAATGTCCTGAGAAGGCATTACCGTTCTATAAATATCCTCCTTGGCAAAGAAGGGTTTAGTTGGGATAAGACACAACACAAGGTTGTTGCTGATGAACAAGTATGGCGAAAATGCATCAGG GTACATCACAGCTTCCGGctctataaaattaaaagcatGCCTTTTTATTTGGGCATGTGCATAGTATGTCGCAATGAAGTTACTGTGGGTTGCAAGTCAAATCTTGAAAAGGAATCTTCTGGGGGAAATAACTCCGTCCCAGATACTCAGCCACTACCTAATGCAGATAAAGGAGCATCAAATCTTGAAAAGGAATCTTCTTCGGGCAATAACTCTGTCCTAGATACTCAGCCACTACCTAATGCAGATAAAAGAGCATCACATATAGGTGGTGAATATAATTTTACCAGAGAAACTCAGCCTCTGCCTAATGCAGATAAAGAAGTGTTGCATATTGGTGGAGAGAAGAACTCTGCCAGAGAAACTCAGTCCCTTGCTAATGCAGATAATAAAGCATTACAACatgttgaaaaaaatgtttctggTCACCTAAAAAGGCATCAACCTAAAATGCTCCCGACCTTTAATGAGTCTAAGAAGGCAAGACAGCATATAGCTGTTGCGGTTGCATCACTAAccaagaaagcaaaaaaagaagataattttTCTGTAGATAATGTTATCAGGGTGCTTCAGGCTATACCAGACCTGGATGATGATTTAATATTAGATGCCTGTGATTTTTTGGAAGATGAGACAAGAGCGAGGATGTTTCTGGCTCTGGCTTCTCCTTTGAGAAAGAAATGGTTATTGAGAAAGCTTCGTTCACAGTGA
- the LOC114393527 gene encoding L10-interacting MYB domain-containing protein-like isoform X3, with protein MGDDSFPSLDKLRANWTPSQDRYFLQLLLSHVHKGNKTGKVFSRQAWVNMIEQFNTKFGFKYDVEVLKNRHKRFRKQYNDMKMIVGQKGFRWDGTQNMIVADDKAWDECIKAHPDAQPFKKRVGLYYDDLCIIYGHAVADGRYSLSCFDVDFEYEGGNKYLDEKDLDDKTITSKGVDDQTTPAVVNQGRIDWSPMMDQFFVELMVDQVCKGNKIGTTFRRKAWVDMTESFNKRFLCHYGRVVLRNRFNVLRRHYRSINILLGKEGFSWDKTQHKVVADEQVWRKCIRVHHSFRLYKIKSMPFYLGMCIVCRNEVTVGCKSNLEKESSGGNNSVPDTQPLPNADKGASNLEKESSSGNNSVLDTQPLPNADKRASHIGGEYNFTRETQPLPNADKEVLHIGGEKNSARETQSLANADNKALQHVEKNVSGHLKRHQPKMLPTFNESKKARQHIAVAVASLTKKAKKEDNFSVDNVIRVLQAIPDLDDDLILDACDFLEDETRARMFLALASPLRKKWLLRKLRSQ; from the exons ATGGGGGATGATTCTTTTCCTAGTTTGGACAAATTGAGGGCTAACTGGACTCCATCTCAAGATCGATATTTTCTTCAGCTTTTGCTGTCCCATGTTCACAAAGGGAATAAAACTGGGAAAGTGTTTAGCAGACAAGCCTGGGTAAATATGATTGAACAATTTAACACCAAGTTTGGTTTCAAGTATGATGTAGAAGTGTTGAAGAACCGTCACAAAAGATTCAGGAAGCAATACAATGATATGAAAATGATAGTTGGTCAAAAGGGATTCCGGTGGGATGGGACACAAAACATGATAGTAGCTGATGATAAAGCATGGGATGAATGTATTAAG GCCCATCCTGATGCTCAACCTTTCAAAAAAAGAGTCGGTCTGTATTATGATGATCTGTGCATAATTTATGGCCATGCAGTTGCTGATGGGAGATACAGCCTTTCATGTTTTGATGTAGATTTTGAGTACGAAGGTGGAAACAAATACCTTGatg AAAAAGATTTGGATGACAAGACTATCACTAGTAAAGGAGTGGACGATCAAACTACCCCAGCTGTTGTTAATCAAGGTAGAATTGACTGGTCTCCAATGATGGACCaattttttgttgaacttatggtGGATCAGGTGTGTAAAGGGAACAAGATTGGCACTACATTCAGGAGGAAAGCATGGGTAGACATGACAGAATCATTTAATAAACGATTTTTATGTCATTATGGTAGAGTTGTGTTGAGAAACCGTTTTAATGTCCTGAGAAGGCATTACCGTTCTATAAATATCCTCCTTGGCAAAGAAGGGTTTAGTTGGGATAAGACACAACACAAGGTTGTTGCTGATGAACAAGTATGGCGAAAATGCATCAGG GTACATCACAGCTTCCGGctctataaaattaaaagcatGCCTTTTTATTTGGGCATGTGCATAGTATGTCGCAATGAAGTTACTGTGGGTTGCAAGTCAAATCTTGAAAAGGAATCTTCTGGGGGAAATAACTCCGTCCCAGATACTCAGCCACTACCTAATGCAGATAAAGGAGCATCAAATCTTGAAAAGGAATCTTCTTCGGGCAATAACTCTGTCCTAGATACTCAGCCACTACCTAATGCAGATAAAAGAGCATCACATATAGGTGGTGAATATAATTTTACCAGAGAAACTCAGCCTCTGCCTAATGCAGATAAAGAAGTGTTGCATATTGGTGGAGAGAAGAACTCTGCCAGAGAAACTCAGTCCCTTGCTAATGCAGATAATAAAGCATTACAACatgttgaaaaaaatgtttctggTCACCTAAAAAGGCATCAACCTAAAATGCTCCCGACCTTTAATGAGTCTAAGAAGGCAAGACAGCATATAGCTGTTGCGGTTGCATCACTAAccaagaaagcaaaaaaagaagataattttTCTGTAGATAATGTTATCAGGGTGCTTCAGGCTATACCAGACCTGGATGATGATTTAATATTAGATGCCTGTGATTTTTTGGAAGATGAGACAAGAGCGAGGATGTTTCTGGCTCTGGCTTCTCCTTTGAGAAAGAAATGGTTATTGAGAAAGCTTCGTTCACAGTGA
- the LOC114393527 gene encoding uncharacterized protein LOC114393527 isoform X4: MIKHGMNVLRYTLSSNISTALTNCYIAIMAVFFCMQAHPDAQPFKKRVGLYYDDLCIIYGHAVADGRYSLSCFDVDFEYEEKDLDDKTITSKGVDDQTTPAVVNQGRIDWSPMMDQFFVELMVDQVCKGNKIGTTFRRKAWVDMTESFNKRFLCHYGRVVLRNRFNVLRRHYRSINILLGKEGFSWDKTQHKVVADEQVWRKCIRVHHSFRLYKIKSMPFYLGMCIVCRNEVTVGCKSNLEKESSGGNNSVPDTQPLPNADKGASNLEKESSSGNNSVLDTQPLPNADKRASHIGGEYNFTRETQPLPNADKEVLHIGGEKNSARETQSLANADNKALQHVEKNVSGHLKRHQPKMLPTFNESKKARQHIAVAVASLTKKAKKEDNFSVDNVIRVLQAIPDLDDDLILDACDFLEDETRARMFLALASPLRKKWLLRKLRSQ; encoded by the exons ATGATAAAGCATGGGATGAATGTATTAAGGTACACATTGTCATCAAATATTTCAACTGCACTAACGAATTGTTACATTGCAATTATGGCTGTGTTTTTCTGCATGCAGGCCCATCCTGATGCTCAACCTTTCAAAAAAAGAGTCGGTCTGTATTATGATGATCTGTGCATAATTTATGGCCATGCAGTTGCTGATGGGAGATACAGCCTTTCATGTTTTGATGTAGATTTTGAGTACGAAG AAAAAGATTTGGATGACAAGACTATCACTAGTAAAGGAGTGGACGATCAAACTACCCCAGCTGTTGTTAATCAAGGTAGAATTGACTGGTCTCCAATGATGGACCaattttttgttgaacttatggtGGATCAGGTGTGTAAAGGGAACAAGATTGGCACTACATTCAGGAGGAAAGCATGGGTAGACATGACAGAATCATTTAATAAACGATTTTTATGTCATTATGGTAGAGTTGTGTTGAGAAACCGTTTTAATGTCCTGAGAAGGCATTACCGTTCTATAAATATCCTCCTTGGCAAAGAAGGGTTTAGTTGGGATAAGACACAACACAAGGTTGTTGCTGATGAACAAGTATGGCGAAAATGCATCAGG GTACATCACAGCTTCCGGctctataaaattaaaagcatGCCTTTTTATTTGGGCATGTGCATAGTATGTCGCAATGAAGTTACTGTGGGTTGCAAGTCAAATCTTGAAAAGGAATCTTCTGGGGGAAATAACTCCGTCCCAGATACTCAGCCACTACCTAATGCAGATAAAGGAGCATCAAATCTTGAAAAGGAATCTTCTTCGGGCAATAACTCTGTCCTAGATACTCAGCCACTACCTAATGCAGATAAAAGAGCATCACATATAGGTGGTGAATATAATTTTACCAGAGAAACTCAGCCTCTGCCTAATGCAGATAAAGAAGTGTTGCATATTGGTGGAGAGAAGAACTCTGCCAGAGAAACTCAGTCCCTTGCTAATGCAGATAATAAAGCATTACAACatgttgaaaaaaatgtttctggTCACCTAAAAAGGCATCAACCTAAAATGCTCCCGACCTTTAATGAGTCTAAGAAGGCAAGACAGCATATAGCTGTTGCGGTTGCATCACTAAccaagaaagcaaaaaaagaagataattttTCTGTAGATAATGTTATCAGGGTGCTTCAGGCTATACCAGACCTGGATGATGATTTAATATTAGATGCCTGTGATTTTTTGGAAGATGAGACAAGAGCGAGGATGTTTCTGGCTCTGGCTTCTCCTTTGAGAAAGAAATGGTTATTGAGAAAGCTTCGTTCACAGTGA